From Pseudonocardia autotrophica, one genomic window encodes:
- a CDS encoding dienelactone hydrolase family protein: MTTGIRIEGVPLTDGGELRLSIAEPDGPVRGGVVVLHEARGVTQIVRGIVDRLAEDGWLAVAPHLYRGDDDSEAGDDEQDDAQIEKKVGSLTLQQVMDDCDTTFGWLADTGIEADRMGVLGFDLGGTVALQVAARRRFGAAVTVAGEGIESSPSSSVSALVAAAPDLSCPWLGIYSEADGDAVERLRAAAESSGVATDVVVYPNTGHRFDDDPESAAEAWQRVLNWFDSHLR; encoded by the coding sequence ATGACGACGGGCATCCGGATCGAAGGCGTTCCGCTGACGGACGGGGGAGAACTCCGGCTCAGCATCGCCGAGCCCGATGGCCCGGTGCGCGGTGGTGTCGTCGTGCTGCACGAGGCACGTGGGGTCACCCAGATCGTCCGGGGGATCGTCGACCGGCTCGCCGAGGACGGCTGGCTGGCCGTCGCACCGCACCTCTACCGCGGCGACGACGACTCCGAGGCCGGTGACGACGAGCAGGACGACGCGCAGATCGAGAAGAAGGTCGGCAGCCTGACCCTCCAGCAGGTGATGGACGACTGCGACACGACGTTCGGCTGGCTCGCCGACACCGGGATCGAGGCCGACCGGATGGGAGTGCTCGGATTCGACCTCGGTGGCACGGTCGCGTTGCAGGTCGCGGCCCGGCGCAGGTTCGGCGCGGCGGTCACGGTCGCCGGGGAGGGCATCGAGTCGTCGCCGTCGTCGAGCGTCTCGGCGCTGGTCGCGGCCGCACCCGACCTGAGCTGCCCGTGGCTGGGGATCTATTCCGAGGCCGACGGCGACGCCGTCGAGCGGCTGCGGGCCGCCGCGGAGTCCTCCGGGGTCGCGACCGACGTGGTGGTCTACCCGAACACCGGGCACCGGTTCGACGACGACCCGGAGTCGGCCGCCGAAGCCTGGCAGCGGGTCCTGAACTGGTTCGACTCGCACCTGCGCTGA